One genomic region from Stutzerimonas decontaminans encodes:
- a CDS encoding O-succinylhomoserine sulfhydrylase, with the protein MTTEWQAGRLDSDLQGVGLDTLAVRAGQRRTPEGEHGEPLFFTSSYVFRSAADAAARFAGDVPGNVYSRYTNPTVRAFEERMAALEGAEQAVATASGMAAILATVMSLCSAGDHVLVSRSVFGATVSLFEKYFKRFGVQVDYVPLTDLSAWESVFKENTKLVFVESPSNPLAELVDIAALAQLCHAKGAMLAVDNCFCTPVLQQPLALGADIVIHSATKYIDGQGRCLGGVVAGRSEQMKEVVGFLRTAGPTLSPFNAWVFLKGLETLRLRMQAHCTSAQELAAWLEQQPGIERVYYAGLSSHPQHELAKRQQKGFGAVVSFEVAGGKEAAWRFIDATRLISITANLGDSKTTITHPGSTTHGRLSAEDRATAGISDSLIRVAVGLEDVVDLKADLARGLAAL; encoded by the coding sequence ATGACGACTGAATGGCAAGCTGGCCGTCTGGACAGCGATCTACAGGGTGTCGGGCTCGACACTCTGGCGGTGCGCGCCGGGCAACGACGCACGCCGGAGGGCGAGCACGGTGAGCCGCTGTTCTTCACCTCCAGTTATGTGTTCCGCAGTGCTGCCGATGCTGCGGCCCGCTTTGCGGGTGATGTACCGGGTAATGTCTATTCGCGTTACACCAACCCGACCGTGCGGGCTTTCGAAGAGCGTATGGCGGCGCTGGAAGGCGCTGAACAGGCGGTTGCTACGGCGTCCGGCATGGCGGCCATTCTCGCTACCGTCATGAGTCTCTGTTCGGCCGGTGATCATGTGCTGGTGTCGCGCAGTGTATTCGGCGCCACCGTTTCGCTGTTCGAGAAGTACTTCAAGCGCTTCGGGGTGCAGGTTGACTACGTCCCGCTGACCGATCTTTCCGCCTGGGAATCGGTGTTCAAGGAGAACACCAAGCTGGTGTTCGTCGAGTCGCCATCCAACCCGCTGGCCGAGTTGGTGGATATCGCCGCGCTGGCGCAACTCTGTCATGCCAAGGGGGCGATGCTGGCGGTCGATAACTGCTTCTGCACGCCGGTGTTGCAGCAACCGCTGGCACTGGGTGCCGATATCGTCATTCATTCCGCGACGAAGTACATCGACGGTCAGGGCCGCTGTTTGGGTGGTGTCGTTGCCGGTCGTAGCGAACAAATGAAGGAGGTGGTCGGGTTCCTGCGTACTGCCGGGCCGACGCTCAGTCCGTTCAACGCCTGGGTATTCCTCAAGGGGCTGGAAACGCTGCGGCTGCGCATGCAAGCGCACTGCACCAGCGCTCAGGAACTTGCTGCATGGCTTGAGCAGCAGCCCGGTATCGAGCGCGTCTACTATGCGGGTTTGTCCAGCCATCCACAGCACGAGCTGGCGAAGCGTCAGCAGAAGGGGTTTGGTGCGGTGGTGAGCTTCGAGGTTGCCGGAGGCAAGGAGGCCGCATGGCGCTTCATCGATGCGACTCGACTGATCTCGATCACGGCCAATTTGGGCGACAGTAAGACCACCATCACCCATCCTGGCTCGACCACACATGGTCGGTTGTCGGCCGAGGATCGTGCGACCGCAGGCATCTCGGACAGCCTGATTCGGGTAGCGGTCGGTCTGGAAGACGTCGTTGACCTCAAGGCCGATCTAGCTCGCGGTCTCGCCGCGCTCTAA
- the purF gene encoding amidophosphoribosyltransferase, with protein MCGIVGIVGKSNVNQALYDALTVLQHRGQDAAGIVTSHDGRLFLRKDNGLVRDVFQQRHMQRLVGNMGIGHIRYPTAGSSSSAEAQPFYVNSPYGITLAHNGNLTNVDQLTKEIYESDLRHVNTNSDSEVLLNVFAHELAVRGKLQPTEEDVFAAVSKVHERCRGGYAVVAMVTGYGIVGFRDPNAIRPIVFGQRHTDEGVEYMIASESVSLDVLGFTLIRDLAPGEAVYITTDGKLFTRQCADAPKLAPCIFEYVYLARSDSLMDGVSVYKARLRMGEKLADKILRERPEHDIDVVIPIPDTSRTAALELANRLGVKFREGFVKNRYIGRTFIMPGQAARKKSVRQKLNAIDLEFRGKNVMLVDDSIVRGTTCKQIIQMAREAGAKNVYFCSAAPAVRYPNVYGIDMPSAHELIAHNRSTEEVAELIGADWLVYQDLEDLIDAVGGGKVKIDNFDCAVFDGNYITGDIDEAYLHKIEQARNDLSKVKTNAVSAIIDLYNN; from the coding sequence ATGTGTGGCATTGTCGGCATCGTCGGTAAGTCGAACGTCAATCAGGCGCTGTATGACGCGCTTACCGTACTGCAGCACCGCGGCCAGGATGCAGCCGGTATCGTGACCAGTCACGACGGGCGCCTGTTTTTGCGCAAGGACAACGGGCTGGTTCGTGATGTCTTCCAGCAGCGCCACATGCAGCGCCTGGTTGGCAATATGGGCATCGGCCATATCCGTTATCCCACTGCCGGCAGTTCCAGCTCTGCCGAGGCTCAGCCGTTCTACGTTAACTCGCCTTATGGCATCACGTTGGCGCACAACGGCAATCTGACTAACGTCGATCAGCTGACCAAGGAAATCTACGAGTCGGATCTGCGTCACGTGAACACCAATTCCGACTCGGAAGTGCTGCTCAACGTGTTCGCCCATGAGTTGGCGGTACGTGGCAAGTTGCAGCCGACCGAAGAAGACGTCTTCGCTGCGGTGAGCAAGGTTCACGAGCGCTGCCGCGGCGGTTATGCGGTGGTGGCTATGGTCACTGGCTACGGCATCGTCGGATTCCGTGATCCCAACGCAATCCGCCCCATCGTCTTCGGTCAGCGTCACACCGACGAGGGTGTCGAGTACATGATCGCTTCCGAAAGCGTCTCGCTCGATGTGCTCGGGTTTACCCTGATTCGCGACCTGGCGCCGGGCGAAGCAGTGTACATAACCACCGACGGCAAGCTGTTCACCCGTCAGTGCGCAGACGCGCCAAAGCTCGCCCCGTGCATCTTCGAGTATGTCTACCTGGCACGCTCTGATTCCCTGATGGACGGCGTTTCGGTGTACAAGGCACGCCTGCGCATGGGTGAGAAGCTGGCCGACAAGATTCTGCGCGAGCGACCCGAGCACGATATCGACGTGGTTATTCCGATCCCCGACACCAGCCGTACCGCTGCGCTTGAGCTGGCCAACCGCCTTGGTGTGAAGTTTCGCGAAGGCTTCGTGAAGAATCGCTACATCGGCCGGACTTTCATCATGCCGGGGCAGGCGGCGCGGAAGAAGTCGGTACGGCAAAAGCTCAATGCCATCGATCTCGAGTTTCGCGGCAAGAACGTGATGCTGGTGGACGACTCCATCGTGCGCGGCACCACCTGCAAGCAGATCATTCAGATGGCACGTGAAGCCGGGGCGAAGAATGTCTACTTCTGCTCGGCCGCGCCGGCGGTGCGTTACCCGAACGTTTACGGGATTGATATGCCCAGCGCGCACGAGCTGATCGCACACAACCGCAGCACCGAAGAGGTTGCCGAGCTGATCGGCGCCGACTGGCTGGTCTACCAGGATCTGGAGGACCTCATCGACGCGGTAGGCGGCGGTAAGGTCAAGATCGACAACTTCGATTGCGCCGTTTTTGATGGCAATTACATAACTGGCGACATCGACGAAGCCTATCTGCACAAGATTGAGCAGGCGCGCAATGACCTAAGCAAGGTCAAAACCAACGCGGTCAGCGCCATCATCGACCTCTACAACAACTGA
- a CDS encoding CvpA family protein, translating to MRRLFPFAEDIVAFTWVDWAIIAVIAVSSLISLKRGFVKEALSLVTWIIAGVVAWMFGGALSHHLAEYISTPSAQVIAACALLFVATLLVGALVNFLIGELIRVTGLSGTDRFLGMVFGAARGGLLVVVLAGLLSLAPVEQDLWWRESELLPHFLLIADWSKNLILGFSGQWFAG from the coding sequence ATGCGCCGCCTTTTCCCCTTTGCAGAAGACATCGTGGCATTCACCTGGGTCGATTGGGCCATCATCGCCGTTATTGCAGTATCGAGCCTGATCAGCTTGAAGCGCGGCTTCGTCAAGGAAGCGCTTTCGCTGGTTACCTGGATCATCGCCGGCGTGGTCGCATGGATGTTTGGTGGTGCGCTGTCCCACCATCTCGCGGAATACATCAGCACGCCGTCGGCGCAAGTCATCGCCGCCTGCGCATTGCTGTTCGTGGCCACCTTGCTAGTTGGGGCCCTGGTGAATTTTCTGATCGGTGAACTGATCAGAGTGACGGGTTTGTCCGGTACCGACCGGTTCCTCGGTATGGTCTTCGGTGCGGCGCGTGGCGGGCTGTTGGTAGTGGTTTTGGCAGGCTTGCTGAGCCTGGCGCCGGTCGAGCAGGACCTCTGGTGGCGCGAGTCTGAACTATTGCCGCACTTTCTATTGATCGCTGACTGGTCGAAGAATCTCATTCTCGGGTTCAGTGGCCAGTGGTTTGCCGGTTAG
- a CDS encoding SPOR domain-containing protein: MAMLDKGLLQRMVGALVLIALAVIFVPMLFNREDDLRHVTVDAPTIPAAPVVAEIEMQSVDVPEPEQEPGSVPEGFEIIEEGAEPATAPAVAERDPAPSEPVAPIEPAPAPTAPAAQPQSPTAETRLDNNNLPVSWAVQLASLSNRASAESLQQTLRSQGYNAYIRTADGMNRVFVGPLVERSEANRLRDVLQRQQKLDGFVVRFKPEGS; encoded by the coding sequence ATGGCGATGCTCGATAAGGGACTGCTGCAACGCATGGTTGGCGCATTGGTGCTGATCGCGCTGGCGGTGATTTTTGTTCCGATGCTGTTCAATCGGGAAGACGACCTGCGCCACGTCACCGTCGATGCGCCCACCATTCCCGCAGCACCGGTGGTTGCCGAAATCGAGATGCAGTCGGTCGATGTGCCCGAACCGGAGCAGGAGCCAGGCTCCGTGCCGGAAGGGTTTGAGATCATTGAAGAGGGCGCTGAGCCAGCTACGGCTCCTGCGGTCGCCGAGCGAGATCCCGCACCGAGCGAGCCTGTAGCTCCGATCGAGCCAGCTCCTGCCCCTACAGCGCCTGCTGCGCAACCGCAGTCACCGACAGCTGAGACACGCTTGGATAACAACAATTTGCCAGTCAGTTGGGCCGTCCAGCTGGCCAGCCTGTCCAATCGTGCCAGCGCCGAGAGTCTCCAGCAGACGCTGCGCTCCCAGGGTTACAACGCCTACATCCGCACCGCAGACGGCATGAATCGGGTTTTCGTTGGACCGCTGGTGGAGCGCAGTGAAGCAAACAGGCTTCGCGACGTGTTGCAGCGCCAGCAGAAGCTCGATGGCTTCGTCGTGCGCTTCAAGCCGGAAGGCAGCTGA
- the folC gene encoding bifunctional tetrahydrofolate synthase/dihydrofolate synthase — translation MTDRSLADWLAYLEQLHPSAIDMGLDRVRAVSARLGLTRPAPLVVTVTGTNGKGSTCAFIVSLLRSQGLKVGSYSSPHLLRYNERVQLSGCQASDRELCEAFAAVEAARGDISLTYFEMGTLAAFWLFERAQLDAAVLEVGLGGRLDAVNIVDADLAVITNIGLDHADWLGDTRESVAYEKAGILRAGKSALCGDLDAPAPLLEQAKSLRVPLLLRGRDFDLAVDPLAWHWRGIGPAGEPLELHGLPLLSLPVENAALALQAYASLGLPWDSVILSTALQQTRVTGRLDSRQISWRGRKVSLLLDVGHNPHAASYLARRIEQRPIGGRRLAVFGLLADKDLDGVLDALRTSIADWAVAPLPTPRTQSATQLSAALLERGAPVSEYASIEQALDAQCAKAEPDDEVLVFGSFYCVAAALEWLEQQAEESGDGDAR, via the coding sequence ATGACCGACCGGAGCCTCGCCGACTGGCTTGCCTACCTGGAGCAACTGCATCCGTCTGCCATTGATATGGGGCTGGATCGGGTTCGGGCGGTGTCGGCTCGGCTTGGCCTGACGCGGCCGGCGCCGTTGGTTGTCACTGTTACCGGAACCAATGGCAAGGGTTCCACCTGCGCCTTCATCGTCTCGCTGTTGAGAAGTCAGGGGCTGAAGGTCGGCAGCTACAGTTCCCCGCACTTACTGCGCTACAACGAGCGGGTTCAGCTCAGCGGCTGTCAGGCGAGTGATCGGGAGCTGTGCGAGGCATTTGCCGCAGTCGAGGCGGCTCGTGGTGACATTTCTCTGACCTATTTCGAGATGGGTACGCTCGCGGCCTTTTGGTTGTTCGAGCGTGCCCAACTCGACGCTGCGGTGCTAGAAGTTGGCCTTGGTGGTCGTCTCGATGCGGTCAACATTGTCGATGCCGACCTGGCCGTGATTACCAATATCGGCCTTGATCATGCCGACTGGCTGGGAGATACCCGCGAAAGCGTTGCGTACGAAAAAGCCGGAATCCTGCGTGCAGGTAAGTCGGCACTCTGTGGTGATCTGGATGCTCCTGCACCGTTGCTCGAACAGGCGAAATCGCTGAGGGTGCCGCTGTTGCTGCGCGGGCGCGATTTTGATCTTGCGGTCGATCCCCTCGCTTGGCATTGGCGGGGAATCGGCCCAGCGGGCGAGCCTTTGGAGTTGCACGGGCTGCCGTTGTTGTCCCTGCCGGTAGAGAACGCTGCATTGGCCCTGCAGGCTTATGCTTCGCTGGGTTTGCCGTGGGACTCGGTGATTTTGTCAACTGCGCTCCAGCAGACCCGCGTGACGGGCCGTCTCGATAGTCGGCAGATCAGCTGGCGTGGCCGCAAGGTGTCGCTGCTGCTGGACGTCGGCCACAACCCGCATGCGGCCAGTTATCTCGCTCGACGCATCGAGCAGCGACCGATCGGCGGTCGGCGACTGGCCGTATTCGGATTGCTGGCAGACAAGGATCTCGATGGCGTGCTTGACGCGTTGCGGACCTCTATCGCTGACTGGGCGGTTGCCCCGCTGCCTACACCCCGTACGCAATCAGCTACACAGTTGTCCGCCGCGCTGCTTGAGCGAGGAGCGCCGGTCAGCGAGTATGCGAGCATCGAGCAGGCGCTCGACGCTCAGTGCGCCAAGGCTGAACCCGATGACGAAGTATTGGTGTTCGGATCGTTCTATTGCGTGGCTGCAGCGCTTGAATGGCTGGAACAACAGGCGGAGGAAAGTGGCGATGGCGATGCTCGATAA
- the accD gene encoding acetyl-CoA carboxylase, carboxyltransferase subunit beta, which translates to MSNWLVDKLIPSIMRSETQKSSVPEGLWHKCPSCEAVLYRPELEKTLDVCPKCQHHMRIDARTRLDIFLDAEGREEIAAELEPVDRLKFRDSKKYKDRLSAAQKQTGEKDALVAMSGKVVNVPVVACAFEFSFMGGSMGAIVGERFVRAANVALEKRCPLICFSASGGARMQEALISLMQMAKTSAVLARMREEGLPFISVLTDPVYGGVSASLAMLGDVIVAEPKALIGFAGPRVIEQTVREKLPEGFQRSEFLLDHGAIDLIIPRSELRARLSRLLAQMQKLPSPVEPAQVTATA; encoded by the coding sequence ATGAGCAACTGGCTGGTAGACAAACTGATCCCTTCGATCATGCGCTCGGAGACGCAGAAGAGTTCGGTCCCGGAAGGCCTCTGGCACAAGTGCCCGTCCTGTGAGGCGGTTCTGTATCGTCCCGAGCTGGAAAAGACCCTCGATGTCTGTCCGAAATGCCAGCACCACATGCGTATCGATGCCCGTACCCGGCTCGATATCTTCCTGGATGCCGAAGGCCGCGAGGAAATCGCCGCGGAACTGGAGCCGGTTGACCGCCTCAAGTTCCGTGACAGCAAGAAGTACAAAGATCGTTTGTCTGCGGCGCAGAAGCAGACCGGCGAAAAGGATGCTCTCGTCGCGATGAGCGGTAAGGTAGTCAACGTTCCCGTTGTGGCCTGCGCTTTTGAGTTTTCCTTCATGGGCGGCTCTATGGGGGCGATCGTCGGTGAGCGCTTCGTTCGTGCTGCCAACGTGGCTCTGGAAAAGCGTTGCCCGCTGATCTGTTTCTCCGCTTCCGGCGGCGCGCGGATGCAAGAGGCCTTGATTTCGCTGATGCAGATGGCCAAGACCTCCGCTGTGCTGGCACGGATGCGTGAAGAGGGGCTGCCGTTCATCTCCGTGCTTACCGACCCGGTCTACGGCGGCGTCTCCGCCAGTCTGGCCATGCTGGGTGATGTGATCGTCGCAGAGCCGAAGGCCCTGATCGGCTTCGCTGGTCCTCGCGTGATCGAGCAGACGGTACGGGAAAAACTGCCGGAAGGTTTCCAGCGTAGCGAGTTCCTGTTGGATCACGGCGCTATCGACTTGATCATCCCTCGCTCGGAGCTGCGCGCACGCCTGTCGCGTCTTTTGGCGCAGATGCAGAAATTGCCAAGCCCTGTCGAACCCGCTCAGGTAACGGCCACTGCATGA
- a CDS encoding phosphoribosylanthranilate isomerase, translating into MSVVRSKICGITRVEDALVAAHAGADAIGLVFYPKSPRAVTVQQAREIVAALPPFVTTVGLFVNASRGEVNEILDAVPLDVLQFHGDETPVDCEGFRRPWFKALRVGGDEDIAAQIARYANASGILLDTFVAGVPGGTGERFDWSLIPPTLAKPLILAGGLTIDNVQQAIAQVRPYAVDVSGGVEASKGIKDASKVQAFVRSVRSAM; encoded by the coding sequence TTGTCCGTCGTTCGCAGCAAGATATGCGGGATCACTCGCGTCGAAGACGCTTTGGTTGCCGCTCATGCAGGGGCTGATGCCATCGGTTTGGTTTTCTACCCCAAGAGTCCTCGCGCTGTGACCGTGCAACAGGCCCGCGAAATTGTTGCGGCCCTGCCTCCTTTCGTTACTACCGTCGGCCTGTTCGTTAACGCCAGTCGGGGCGAAGTCAATGAGATTCTCGACGCTGTTCCGCTGGATGTTCTGCAATTCCATGGCGATGAGACACCAGTGGATTGCGAAGGCTTCCGTCGCCCCTGGTTCAAGGCGCTACGAGTTGGCGGCGATGAGGACATTGCAGCCCAAATTGCTCGCTACGCCAATGCCAGCGGTATTCTCCTGGATACATTTGTCGCTGGCGTGCCGGGCGGGACGGGCGAACGATTCGATTGGTCGCTGATTCCGCCTACGCTGGCCAAGCCGTTGATTCTTGCGGGAGGTCTGACAATAGATAATGTCCAGCAGGCCATTGCCCAGGTTAGGCCGTACGCCGTAGATGTCAGCGGTGGCGTGGAAGCGAGCAAGGGTATCAAGGATGCGAGCAAGGTCCAGGCTTTCGTTCGGAGCGTTCGCTCGGCCATGTGA
- the truA gene encoding tRNA pseudouridine(38-40) synthase TruA has translation MTQAVPETAAEMAAVGVSRIVLGVEYKGSRYRGFQRQRAGVPSIQESLETALSKVAGGQPVTLSCAGRTDALVHASGQVVHFDTPVSRSMHAWVMGANMNLPSDISVTWAKEMPRHFDARFSAMARRYRYVIYNDQIRPAHMAEEVTWNHRPLDIERMRAAAAAFVGTHDFSAFRARQCQAKSPIKTIHHLELLEHGRLIVIDVRANAFLHHMVRNFAGVLMTIGAGERPVEWAAEVLQSRVRRTGGVTAHPYGLYLIEVDYPEEFDLPKRYLGPHFLSGLPDVRR, from the coding sequence ATGACCCAAGCAGTACCCGAAACGGCAGCCGAAATGGCTGCCGTCGGCGTTTCCAGGATCGTTCTGGGCGTCGAATACAAGGGATCCCGCTACCGCGGATTCCAGCGCCAGCGCGCAGGTGTGCCGTCGATTCAAGAGTCACTCGAAACCGCACTGAGCAAAGTCGCGGGTGGTCAGCCTGTGACCCTGAGCTGTGCCGGACGCACCGATGCGCTGGTGCACGCCAGCGGTCAGGTGGTTCATTTTGATACGCCTGTCTCGCGCAGCATGCATGCATGGGTCATGGGCGCGAACATGAACTTACCGTCTGATATCAGCGTTACCTGGGCGAAAGAGATGCCGCGCCATTTCGATGCCCGCTTCAGTGCCATGGCTCGCCGATACCGTTATGTGATCTACAACGATCAGATCCGTCCGGCGCATATGGCTGAAGAGGTAACCTGGAACCATCGCCCGCTCGATATCGAGCGTATGCGCGCTGCCGCCGCGGCATTTGTCGGCACTCACGATTTCAGTGCTTTCCGAGCCAGGCAATGTCAGGCCAAGTCGCCGATCAAAACCATCCATCATCTGGAACTTCTCGAGCATGGCCGGCTGATCGTCATTGATGTGCGAGCCAATGCCTTTCTGCACCATATGGTGCGCAACTTCGCCGGAGTGCTCATGACGATTGGTGCTGGCGAGCGACCGGTAGAGTGGGCGGCAGAAGTGCTGCAGTCGCGGGTACGCCGAACGGGCGGAGTGACGGCGCACCCGTACGGGCTTTATCTCATCGAGGTCGATTATCCCGAAGAGTTCGACCTGCCTAAGCGCTATCTCGGTCCGCACTTCCTCTCGGGTTTGCCGGACGTTCGCCGCTGA
- a CDS encoding FimV/HubP family polar landmark protein encodes MVRVRNLVLAIAAATALTTEMAHALGLGEVTLQSSLNQPLIAEIELLDAKSLAPGEVIPVLASLEEFNRAGIDRQYFLTDLKFTPVLRPNGKSVIQVSSSKPVREPYLNFLVEVLWPNGRLLREYTLLLDPPLYSPETAAAAAPQLPISAPARAVEPARSAPVRPSVAPAASVATAAQQDGSEYKTSARDTLWDIAERNRHSGTVHQTMLAIQDLNPDAFIGGNINRMKSGQVLRLPDAQQISKRSQGEAIAQVAEQNAAWRQGRTGAVAGARQIDATRRTEAGAAPSRSDSGDSLRLVAADAGKSTAGSDTGSADGGKALRDKLAVTQESLDSSRRENDELKDRLNDLQGQLEKLQRLMQLKDDQLAKLQVQLSADGQVPSASDSAGQPAATVGESQSAQDVANSAGTDGADSQADLAAGSQQEPAAAAAPAPVERPAAAKPAAKPAPVKPAAPVVEPEPKGLIDDLMSNTLLLGAVGGGALLLLLVGLMALSRRNAMKEAELQESLMAADAVDDLRVGAPEFVDIGQEQPEPAPFQATSASASDDLTTATGDALAEADIYIAYGRFNQAAELLQNALNDEPQRSDLRLKLMEVYAELGNREGFARQETELREIGGAAFEVEQLKHKYPAMITASAASAVAATATATQLDVDSFDLDDLQLDDPASPAAGQDLDDAFDLSLDDLDIDLNDKRPVAASDDEAFNFDDLGLDEPEAGRDVQSTVSDFSFDEEEKSLPEAKQDDLSDFSFDLDSEKGPESASNEFSLSLDEDSTAAVESDELDFELAEPAATSDDELLDGFDISLDEPQLEAQPNDFAEQLNEVEADLENLSKDLQEPHDVSASNMAAVGTDGGVDDDFDFFSDTDETTTKLDLARAYIDMGDAEGARDILDEVISEGSDVQQQEARDMLAKLA; translated from the coding sequence ATGGTTCGGGTTCGCAATCTGGTGCTGGCAATCGCGGCTGCTACCGCGCTGACTACAGAAATGGCCCACGCGCTTGGGTTGGGAGAGGTCACGCTTCAGTCGTCATTGAATCAACCTCTGATAGCGGAAATCGAGCTGCTGGATGCCAAAAGCCTGGCTCCGGGAGAGGTTATCCCAGTCCTCGCATCGCTTGAGGAATTCAACCGCGCCGGTATTGATCGTCAATATTTTCTGACCGATCTGAAGTTCACTCCTGTACTTCGGCCTAACGGAAAAAGCGTCATTCAGGTCTCCTCAAGCAAGCCGGTACGCGAACCGTATCTCAATTTCCTCGTAGAGGTTCTTTGGCCCAACGGTCGCTTGCTGCGCGAATACACCTTGCTGCTGGACCCGCCGCTATATTCGCCTGAAACCGCCGCCGCGGCTGCACCCCAGCTGCCTATTTCTGCTCCGGCACGCGCCGTCGAACCGGCGCGCTCTGCACCTGTCCGTCCGTCCGTCGCGCCCGCAGCCAGCGTGGCAACGGCCGCACAGCAGGATGGCAGCGAATACAAGACGTCTGCCCGCGATACGCTCTGGGATATAGCTGAGCGCAATCGCCATAGCGGCACGGTACATCAGACAATGCTGGCGATTCAGGACCTCAATCCGGACGCCTTCATTGGCGGCAATATCAATCGCATGAAGAGCGGCCAGGTGCTTCGCCTGCCAGACGCTCAGCAGATCTCCAAGCGTTCCCAGGGTGAAGCAATAGCTCAGGTTGCAGAGCAAAATGCGGCCTGGCGCCAGGGCCGGACCGGTGCAGTCGCAGGCGCTCGTCAGATCGATGCGACTCGTCGCACGGAGGCGGGCGCTGCCCCATCACGTAGCGATAGTGGGGACAGCCTGCGACTGGTGGCTGCCGATGCTGGCAAGTCCACTGCGGGTTCCGACACCGGCTCTGCCGATGGTGGCAAGGCCTTGCGTGACAAACTTGCCGTGACGCAGGAAAGCCTCGATTCCAGTCGCCGTGAAAACGATGAGCTGAAAGACCGTTTGAATGATCTGCAAGGGCAGCTGGAAAAACTGCAGCGCCTGATGCAGCTCAAGGATGATCAGCTTGCCAAGCTTCAGGTACAGCTAAGTGCCGACGGCCAGGTGCCTTCTGCGAGTGACTCGGCCGGTCAGCCAGCTGCTACCGTGGGCGAGTCTCAGTCAGCGCAAGACGTAGCGAACAGTGCGGGTACAGATGGCGCCGACTCCCAGGCCGACTTGGCGGCAGGCAGTCAGCAAGAGCCGGCAGCGGCCGCCGCTCCTGCACCGGTCGAGCGTCCCGCTGCTGCAAAGCCTGCAGCGAAACCCGCTCCGGTGAAGCCTGCAGCGCCGGTAGTCGAGCCAGAGCCCAAGGGCCTGATAGACGATCTGATGTCCAATACCTTGCTGCTCGGTGCAGTGGGTGGCGGCGCGCTGCTGTTGCTGCTGGTTGGATTGATGGCGCTATCGCGGCGCAATGCAATGAAAGAGGCCGAGCTACAGGAAAGCCTGATGGCGGCCGACGCAGTCGACGATTTGCGAGTCGGCGCGCCTGAATTTGTTGATATCGGTCAGGAGCAGCCTGAACCTGCTCCATTTCAAGCCACCAGTGCGTCGGCATCTGACGATCTGACCACCGCGACTGGGGATGCCTTGGCTGAGGCGGACATCTATATTGCCTATGGCCGCTTCAACCAGGCTGCAGAATTGCTGCAGAACGCACTCAATGACGAGCCGCAGCGCAGCGACCTACGTTTGAAGCTCATGGAGGTCTACGCCGAGCTGGGCAACCGTGAGGGGTTCGCTCGTCAGGAAACCGAGCTGCGCGAAATTGGCGGTGCAGCGTTCGAAGTGGAGCAGCTGAAGCATAAATATCCCGCGATGATCACAGCCTCTGCTGCGTCTGCAGTTGCCGCCACGGCCACTGCCACTCAGCTGGACGTGGATAGCTTCGATCTTGACGACCTTCAGTTGGATGATCCCGCTTCTCCGGCCGCAGGTCAGGATCTGGATGATGCGTTCGATCTCAGTTTGGACGATCTCGACATCGACCTGAACGACAAGCGTCCTGTCGCTGCATCGGACGACGAAGCATTTAACTTCGATGATCTGGGGCTGGATGAGCCCGAAGCTGGGCGCGATGTGCAGTCCACAGTGAGCGATTTCTCTTTCGATGAAGAGGAGAAGAGTCTTCCGGAAGCGAAGCAGGACGATTTGTCTGACTTCTCTTTCGATCTGGATAGTGAGAAGGGTCCCGAGTCTGCTAGCAATGAGTTTTCGCTGAGCCTCGATGAAGACTCAACCGCCGCTGTTGAAAGTGATGAGCTCGATTTCGAGCTGGCTGAGCCTGCCGCCACTTCAGATGACGAACTCCTCGATGGCTTCGATATTTCGCTTGATGAGCCACAGCTCGAGGCGCAGCCGAACGATTTTGCCGAGCAGCTGAACGAAGTGGAAGCCGATCTGGAGAATCTGTCTAAAGACTTGCAAGAGCCCCACGACGTTTCCGCTAGCAATATGGCTGCCGTCGGTACGGATGGCGGAGTGGATGACGATTTCGACTTCTTCTCCGATACCGACGAAACCACCACCAAGTTGGATCTCGCCCGAGCCTATATCGATATGGGCGACGCCGAAGGTGCACGCGATATCCTCGATGAAGTGATTTCCGAGGGGAGCGATGTCCAACAGCAAGAGGCGCGGGATATGCTCGCCAAACTAGCCTGA